Genomic segment of Mycolicibacterium sarraceniae:
CCAGCCGGCCCGCGTCGAACAACCCCGACTTCGTGGTCAGTGCGGTGGTACCGATCTTGACGACGACGCTGCGCGCGGAGCGCACGGCGTCGCGGTACTCGCTCACGCGCCGTCCTCGTGCTCGCGACGCTGGCGGCGGGCCTCCTTGCGCTCGTCGGCGCCGATTCGATCGGTTTGCTCCAGCCGGGCATCGGTGCCACGGCCGGTCGGTACAACGTCGACACCGGCCGGGGTCTGCGGCTCCCAATCGAAGGTCATATCGCCGATGGTGACCGCACAGCCGGGTTTGGCGCCGAGTTTGCGCAGTCGGTCCTCCACGCCGAGCCGGGCCAACCGGTCGCCGAGATAGCCGACGGCTTCGTCGTTGTCGAAGTTGGTTTGGGCGATCCAGCGTTCCGGCCGCACCCCGCGCACGATGAAACCGCCGCGGTGTGCCGGATCGGCCTCGACGGTGAACCCGGTCTGGTCGACGGGAATCGGCCGGATCACCGGGCGCCGCGGCACCACCTCGGGCTGTGCGGTCTGGTAGGCGTCCACCATCCCCCAGAGCGCAAAAGTCAGCTCCCGCAAGCCTTCCCGGCTCACGGTCGATACCTCGAATACCGGCCAGCCACGCGCCTCGACGTCGGCGCGCACGAAGTCGGCCAGCTCCCGGGCCTCGGGGACGTCAATCTTGTTGAGCACCACCGCCCGCGGCCGGTCGGCCAGGTCGCCGAGTGTCGAATCGCCTTGCAGCGTCGGCCGATACGCGGCCAGCTCGGCCTCCAGTGCATCGATATCGGAGATCGGGTCGCGACCGGGTTCCAGGGTGGCGCAGTCGACCACGTGGACAAGCAGCGCACAGCGCTCGATATGGCGCAGGAAATCCAGGCCCAGCCCACGGCCCGCCGAGGCGCCCGGGATCAAACCGGGGACGTCGGCGACGGTGAAGGTATGCTCCCCCGCCGACACGACGCCGAGATTGGGCGCCAGCGTGGTGAACGGGTAGTCGGCAATCTTCGGCTTGGCCGCCGAGATCGTAGACACCAGTGAGGATTTACCAGCGGACGGAAAGCCGATCAGCCCGACGTCGGCGACAGTCTTGAGCTCCAGGGTGAGCTCGCGCTCCTGGCCCTTCTCGCCGAGCAGCGCGAATCCCGGGGCCTTGCGGGCCCGGGACGCCAGCGCGGCGTTGCCCAGCCCACCGCGGCCGCCCTCGGCGGCCACGAAACGGGTGCCCGCACCGACCAGATCGGCCAGCAGACGGCCATTGGCGTCGACCACGACGGTGCCGTCAGGCACTCTCACCTCGAGATCGGAGCCGTTGGACCCCTCGCGGTTATTGCCCATCCCCGGTGTCCCGGACGGTGCCGCGACATGCGGATGGAAATGGAAGTCCAGCAGAGTGTGCACCTGCGGATCGACAATCAGCACGACACTGCCGCCACGGCCGCCGTTACCGCCGTCGGGTCCACCGAGTGGCTTGAACTTCTCCCGGTGTACCGAGGCACAGCCGTTCCCGCCGTTGCCCGCGCGGGCATGGATGACGACGCGGTCAACGAAACGGGGCATCGGAGAGTCCTTTCAACCGCTAAGTGTGAACCTGTTGCGAGATATCAGCCTCAACCTCGCAGTGGTTTCACACTCGCGAGTGAGACTTACTCCGGTCGCGCGACGCGAACGATGTTGACCGTCCGGCGGCCACGCTTCTCGCCGAACTCGACAGCGCCGGGGGCGGTGGCGAACAGCGTGTCGTCGCCGCCGCGGCCGACATTCACGCCGGGGTGGAAGTGCGTGCCGCGCTGGCGGACGAGGATCTCGCCGGCCTTGACGACCTGGCCGCCGAACCGCTTGACGCCGAGGCGCTGGGCGTTGGAATCGCGACCGTTGCGCGAGCTGGAAGCGCCCTTTTTATGTGCCATGTCAGTTCGCTCCCTTGACTACTTGATTCCGGTGACCTTGAGAACCGTCAGCGGCTGACGGTGACCCTGCCGCTTGTGGTAACCGGTCTTGTTCTTGAACTTGTGAATCTTGATCTTCGG
This window contains:
- the obgE gene encoding GTPase ObgE, producing MPRFVDRVVIHARAGNGGNGCASVHREKFKPLGGPDGGNGGRGGSVVLIVDPQVHTLLDFHFHPHVAAPSGTPGMGNNREGSNGSDLEVRVPDGTVVVDANGRLLADLVGAGTRFVAAEGGRGGLGNAALASRARKAPGFALLGEKGQERELTLELKTVADVGLIGFPSAGKSSLVSTISAAKPKIADYPFTTLAPNLGVVSAGEHTFTVADVPGLIPGASAGRGLGLDFLRHIERCALLVHVVDCATLEPGRDPISDIDALEAELAAYRPTLQGDSTLGDLADRPRAVVLNKIDVPEARELADFVRADVEARGWPVFEVSTVSREGLRELTFALWGMVDAYQTAQPEVVPRRPVIRPIPVDQTGFTVEADPAHRGGFIVRGVRPERWIAQTNFDNDEAVGYLGDRLARLGVEDRLRKLGAKPGCAVTIGDMTFDWEPQTPAGVDVVPTGRGTDARLEQTDRIGADERKEARRQRREHEDGA
- the rpmA gene encoding 50S ribosomal protein L27, producing MAHKKGASSSRNGRDSNAQRLGVKRFGGQVVKAGEILVRQRGTHFHPGVNVGRGGDDTLFATAPGAVEFGEKRGRRTVNIVRVARPE